The genomic region GTATCGATTTTATTGATATGCTCAACAGTACCTAAAAAAAGAAGCTGTGAAAATAATAGATCTTCGTCATGCACCTCTTTACTGGTACGTTCCGCCCATGGGAAGCGCAATAAATCATCAGGCGAAAGCGATCCCGCATCCCAAGCAAACAGCGCTTGAAACGCAAGAATCCTTCCGCGTCGTCTCCCGATCGCCATTTTTACCACGAAAGAGCTTTTTCAAGATCGGTGCCGGTTTTAAATATGACGAAATTTTCCGATTTACGGAGCTCATTGGTTACCGAAACCAGCGCGTTGTTAAGTGCTTCATTTTGGCGCTGCATAATCACCATCTTTTTTATATATTCGTAGAGACTGACATTTCCGCCCGGTTCTACTACATCACTTAAACCGAGTATCTTCGCATCTTTTTTCGCTAGGACGACAAAACACTGGTAATTAGCACCTGTTTCCGTTATCGGAGACACATCTCCTACCTTCATGTTAAAGATTTTGAGAAGTTCGTCCATCGGAATACCGAGCTGCTCAGCTGCTAATGAGGTTTTACTGACAAAAATCTCTCCGGCCTGATAACCTGAATTCTTTTCCTGCGATTTTGCCCGAATATCGGCGGTAGCCTTCGAGTTTGCCGTCAGTTTTTTTTGAATATCTTTTATCGTTTTTTCCGCAGTACTTGCTTTGTCGCCTTTCGGGGCTACCACAAGGAAAAGCTGTACTGTGTCAGGCTGCACAAAAGACTGTTTATTCACCTCATAATACGAACGGATTTGATCATCGCTCGGACTTGGAATCGATTGCAGCTCTTTTTGTTTCTTCTGCATCACATATCTTTGCGCAGTCAGTTGGGTTCGTAAAAAGCTCTTAAACTCTGCAAGGGTCATGCCATTTTGTGCTTTCATATATTCATCCAGCGACATATTGGTCTTTTCTTTAATCAGTTTTGCAAAATCTGCTTCGGACACCTGCTGCCCCAATTGATTGGATACGTATTCGGTGAAGTAATTATTTACTTCCGAATCCATGATTTTTATTCCGTCTTTTTCGGCAGCCTGTACGATTAAACGCTCATTGATAAGACCGTCCAGCGTTTGCTGCCGCTCTTCTAAAGTCATCTTCCGTCCGATTTCTTTTTCCAAGGCAGAAACACGAGTTTTTAGCTGACCAAGAGTAATCGGTGTCCTTCCTGTAAGCTTCACTTCTGCAATAGGCTGCAAATTGGTTTGGGCAAAGACGCCGCTTATAGACAAACTTAATACAATAAACAACATGATTACAGTTTTCTTCATCGTATCCTCTTCAAGTTTTGATATTTGTAAACAAATGAACCACCGATAAGTTACTTACCGGTGGTTCACATATCTCATTTTATAAGTACCGCACGGATACGCCTGATACCCGCCGATGACGATTGTTCTTTTTGGATTACGAACTTACCCAATACACCGGTGTGTTCTACGTGTGGGCCACCACATACCTCTTTTGAAAAGTTCCC from Treponema vincentii harbors:
- a CDS encoding peptidyl-prolyl cis-trans isomerase, giving the protein MKKTVIMLFIVLSLSISGVFAQTNLQPIAEVKLTGRTPITLGQLKTRVSALEKEIGRKMTLEERQQTLDGLINERLIVQAAEKDGIKIMDSEVNNYFTEYVSNQLGQQVSEADFAKLIKEKTNMSLDEYMKAQNGMTLAEFKSFLRTQLTAQRYVMQKKQKELQSIPSPSDDQIRSYYEVNKQSFVQPDTVQLFLVVAPKGDKASTAEKTIKDIQKKLTANSKATADIRAKSQEKNSGYQAGEIFVSKTSLAAEQLGIPMDELLKIFNMKVGDVSPITETGANYQCFVVLAKKDAKILGLSDVVEPGGNVSLYEYIKKMVIMQRQNEALNNALVSVTNELRKSENFVIFKTGTDLEKALSW